One part of the Candidatus Glassbacteria bacterium genome encodes these proteins:
- a CDS encoding T9SS type A sorting domain-containing protein, translating into MKIIKILFLGIVLVLFNIAYLAAQQLPDSITVNFSSVEPGEVLTVTVDARFHSESSGGFILVASGLPAGMVTTDVGVDLAEGTMPTDPGTWAYEWTEGYGKILADVATSPLVQISLDETTGVGTMGVIILNANIDLYLRTLPPEFGGIDPAAVGPFAKLYINVPADFPEGTYELTLEEDGLSIQPFPVDGPAFEGLPYFSTNSIIVAEIPDNNYLQMVATQGAASGGGVSVAVQVANKDSVGSGSFVVTYPSSVLTLRSVTAGARAVGATFAAPVIADISTALAAVAVSDKQATINFSGASIGPGGLGGLCTLLFDVASVGAGVTASVALSTVDLKDMAGTSVGSQIAPPVGATELSFSFGDTLSLADMVGEGTAIIIDGQLHVPVVLKNASAVSAVEFYITEPAGQEDILSLSSDIVLHVDRADGWVVTANDSGSYVHVIAYSPVAGGSIAAGNGQLFHVVFDIDSSAFTVPAPGGPTVDLALGLGGVQLTAADGSMLGVESIGATASLDFRVPNDGEGVGPGASLPKDFSLLQNHPNPFNPSTTINYQIPDDAGSVQFRLNVYDIRGRLIRTLDKGMKGAGTYSVFWDGTDNYGRQVSSGVYFYRFISSEYNVTRKMIMLK; encoded by the coding sequence ATGAAAATTATTAAGATACTATTCCTCGGAATAGTACTTGTCTTGTTCAACATTGCCTACCTGGCGGCACAGCAGTTGCCCGATTCCATCACGGTCAATTTCTCCTCGGTCGAGCCAGGAGAGGTGCTGACTGTCACCGTGGACGCCAGGTTCCACTCCGAAAGCTCCGGCGGCTTCATTCTGGTTGCTTCTGGCTTGCCAGCAGGCATGGTAACCACCGACGTGGGGGTTGATCTGGCCGAAGGCACCATGCCGACGGACCCAGGGACCTGGGCTTACGAGTGGACTGAGGGGTACGGCAAGATATTGGCGGATGTAGCTACCAGCCCATTGGTGCAGATTAGCCTGGATGAAACCACCGGTGTCGGAACGATGGGTGTTATCATTCTGAACGCCAATATCGATCTCTACTTGAGGACCCTGCCTCCGGAGTTCGGCGGTATCGATCCTGCGGCAGTCGGACCATTCGCCAAGCTGTACATTAATGTCCCGGCAGATTTCCCCGAGGGCACGTACGAATTGACGTTGGAAGAGGATGGCCTAAGTATTCAGCCTTTTCCGGTGGACGGACCAGCATTCGAAGGTCTGCCGTACTTCAGCACCAATTCGATCATTGTTGCCGAAATCCCTGACAACAACTATCTGCAGATGGTTGCCACTCAGGGCGCGGCCAGCGGCGGCGGTGTTTCCGTGGCCGTTCAGGTTGCCAACAAGGACTCGGTTGGTAGCGGTAGCTTTGTCGTTACCTATCCCAGTTCGGTCCTGACCCTGCGATCGGTTACGGCCGGCGCCAGGGCCGTCGGGGCCACTTTCGCTGCTCCCGTGATTGCGGATATCAGCACGGCTCTGGCCGCTGTTGCTGTCTCCGACAAGCAGGCCACAATCAACTTCAGCGGCGCCAGCATCGGTCCCGGTGGTTTGGGCGGCCTGTGCACGCTGCTGTTCGACGTGGCCAGCGTGGGGGCCGGAGTTACGGCCTCGGTCGCACTGAGCACGGTGGACCTGAAGGATATGGCGGGCACTTCCGTGGGCAGCCAGATCGCTCCGCCGGTTGGGGCCACCGAACTCTCGTTCTCGTTCGGCGATACTCTTTCCCTGGCTGACATGGTGGGCGAGGGTACGGCAATCATCATCGACGGCCAGTTGCACGTGCCTGTCGTGTTGAAGAACGCCTCGGCAGTATCGGCGGTCGAATTCTATATTACGGAGCCCGCCGGTCAGGAAGACATCCTTTCGCTGTCTTCCGATATCGTGCTGCACGTCGACCGCGCCGACGGCTGGGTTGTGACTGCCAACGACAGCGGCAGCTACGTTCACGTGATCGCTTATTCGCCGGTCGCGGGTGGTTCTATCGCCGCCGGTAACGGTCAGTTGTTCCACGTGGTTTTCGACATCGATAGCAGCGCCTTTACGGTACCGGCGCCTGGTGGACCTACGGTCGACCTGGCACTGGGACTCGGCGGTGTCCAGCTTACCGCCGCTGATGGCAGCATGCTCGGTGTCGAGTCCATAGGTGCGACCGCCAGCCTGGATTTCCGTGTGCCCAACGATGGCGAGGGCGTTGGTCCCGGTGCGTCTCTGCCCAAGGATTTCAGCTTGCTGCAGAACCACCCGAACCCGTTCAACCCTTCGACCACGATCAATTATCAGATCCCCGACGATGCCGGCAGCGTCCAGTTCAGGCTGAACGTCTACGACATCCGCGGCAGGCTGATAAGGACTCTGGATAAGGGTATGAAGGGCGCCGGTACCTATTCCGTCTTCTGGGATGGCACCGACAACTACGGCCGCCAGGTCAGCAGCGGCGTTTACTTCTATCGCTTCATCTCTTCCGAGTACAATGTTACCCGTAAGATGATCATGCTGAAGTAA
- a CDS encoding NAD+ synthase encodes MNLTGSKKNPLAVNCPEVVKVLSGFIRIEVQKTGFEKVVLGLSGGIDSSLSAALAVDALGADNVYGVMMPYKNSNPDSLGDATVLAEKLGIESRTMEITQMVEPYFKTAAGIDNMRRGNVMARQRMIVLYDLSAEISALVLGTSNKTEYLLGYSTLWGDSACALNPLGDLYKTQVWKLARFLELPERIISKKPSADLWTGQTDEEELGFTYKEADEVLALLVDCRMKTEQAAARGHDEQFVDRIMRMVRQTQYKRHLPLIAKLSNRTINRDFRFPRDWGL; translated from the coding sequence ATGAACTTGACCGGATCAAAAAAGAATCCTTTGGCGGTTAACTGCCCGGAAGTCGTGAAAGTACTGAGCGGTTTTATCCGTATTGAAGTACAAAAAACAGGCTTCGAGAAAGTTGTCCTGGGGCTTTCCGGCGGTATCGATTCCAGTCTGTCCGCCGCGCTGGCGGTTGATGCGCTGGGTGCCGATAACGTGTACGGTGTGATGATGCCCTACAAAAACTCCAACCCGGACAGCCTGGGCGACGCCACCGTGCTGGCCGAAAAGCTGGGGATCGAAAGCAGGACGATGGAGATCACCCAGATGGTCGAGCCGTATTTCAAGACGGCGGCCGGGATCGACAACATGCGCCGGGGCAACGTGATGGCCCGCCAGAGGATGATCGTGCTCTACGACCTCTCGGCGGAAATCAGTGCGCTGGTACTGGGCACCAGCAACAAAACCGAGTACCTGCTGGGCTACAGCACCCTGTGGGGAGACAGCGCGTGTGCTCTCAATCCCCTCGGCGATCTCTACAAGACCCAGGTCTGGAAGCTGGCCCGGTTTCTTGAACTGCCGGAGCGGATTATCAGCAAGAAACCCAGCGCAGATCTGTGGACCGGCCAGACGGATGAAGAGGAGCTCGGATTCACGTACAAGGAAGCCGACGAGGTGCTGGCCCTGCTGGTAGACTGCAGGATGAAAACCGAACAGGCCGCCGCGCGCGGCCACGATGAGCAATTTGTCGACCGGATCATGCGGATGGTGCGCCAGACACAATACAAGCGCCATCTGCCGCTGATCGCCAAACTGAGCAACAGGACAATCAACAGGGATTTCCGATTTCCCAGAGACTGGGGTCTCTGA
- a CDS encoding YtxH domain-containing protein, producing the protein MTNSDYGPFSVIKAFVMGAVAGAGVALLFAPFSGEETRKKITDKSDETLKSVKDSSDLMLKKSHEMLDEGKKAVDSLKGELGKVVDEGKKSLETIREEINKFVEESKDSMKKTVKEEMAALEEELAGKKKTGTRSRRTSSRSAKKS; encoded by the coding sequence ATGACGAACAGTGATTACGGACCATTCTCGGTAATCAAAGCCTTTGTCATGGGAGCGGTGGCGGGAGCCGGAGTTGCGCTGCTGTTCGCTCCGTTCTCAGGCGAGGAGACGCGTAAGAAGATTACGGACAAGAGCGACGAGACTTTGAAGTCGGTCAAGGACAGCAGCGACCTGATGTTGAAGAAAAGCCACGAGATGCTGGACGAGGGCAAGAAAGCGGTGGACTCACTCAAGGGCGAGCTGGGTAAAGTGGTTGATGAGGGCAAGAAGTCGCTGGAGACTATCCGCGAGGAGATCAACAAGTTCGTCGAGGAGAGCAAGGACTCGATGAAAAAGACGGTCAAGGAAGAGATGGCGGCGCTGGAAGAGGAACTGGCCGGCAAGAAAAAGACCGGCACCCGTTCTCGCCGCACGAGCAGCAGAAGTGCCAAAAAAAGCTGA